Below is a window of Arabidopsis thaliana chromosome 2, partial sequence DNA.
AAAAAACTATTTGGCGagaaattaattttagaatattttaggcgaacaatattaaaatttcattttgttaacctaaaaaaatttccaaatagGAGTAAAATGgtctttaaaaaattaaatagagtagaaataaaaataattaaaaaaggtagagttgaaaaggggcatcatgaaaagggcattagaaagaatttttcaattttttttagtgtttaagattgtataattatattatgatttttaattttaagattttctccGTAATATATCATCCCATGTTATTATCCACCCAAACCCGTCCCACAATATAACCCCGTCCCGTGAAGTTAAacttaattttgtcattttcttataaatttcaaatatttataaatttgaaacttcaaaataaatttaatatcaatatgaatattgttttctgGAATTTTTAAACCATTACaattaaacttataatttacagaatttttttaaacataatctacaaattctataatcaaatctacacaatatatatatatatatatatatatatatatatatatatatctttaaattattaaaaaatcacataaatatcTTCGGgattcaaatttaataattatttgaacaggttttctaaaatttatcaaaaccaaatatattgaagataaaaaatacaaataggaaatatattaatttaaaagatacaaaatatttaacaagaaattgtgttattttttgttcaaagaattcgatataaaatcttcaaaacgaTCCGATATTGATTCTTATTAGATTGTAATTGTTGAAATTTCAATATAGTatacaatttttcttattatattggAATTGTAAATTGACTCGAAGtatcttaaataaaaatattattaaacagaaaaagaacaattttatttttagttatcaCGAGACGGATTTATATGACGGGATGGGTTTAGAGGAGACGAGTTTACATGGTAGGACGGATTTGGATGAGACGAGTTTATATGGTGCTATGAGTTTAGATGGGACAAATTTGGATACCATGGGTGTACTCctagaattaacaatcaaattacaACTATAcaatactaaaaaaacaaaacaataataacataacaaatacaatttcagttttaaatttttagttacaaaaaatacataaaatcaaCATTATAGTATAAATGTTAATCTTCTTTGACACCTCTGAATGTTATTCTTCTTTGATACATTAATGtgtaattttaatacaaaGTTACTAAATTACATATGTTCCACGggttaaatttgaaaacaccaaaattttaaattatttaaatttttaaaaaaaaacaattatgaataaaaaataaatattatccCGTGGTTATGTCTATCACAAATCAAATcctaaaagataaaataacacATATTTGACTTACtaatatcataattatgaCTCAATAAAAAGCATACACAACCTTATcaataattattaatcaacggaaacaaaaacaaacataaaattctattttgtgataaaaaaaataacaaaaatatttaacccgcggtatataTGTTAGTTACATACATTTGAGTTGAGGAACGAGTTTCGTAGTTctgtaagaaaagaaaaagggcTAAAAGACAAATTCAACATATATAGTCACAAAGAGATCACCGAAATTGGTTCTAAGTTtctatataagaaaacaaaggacaTAAAACGCAATTTTGGTCTATTATCAGACTTGGACCATCTCACATTATGtcgataaagaagaaaaaagaattggGACAAAATCTCTCTAATGGGGACAACAAAGCATCACCTGCTCTTCTAATCTTCCTCCAAAGATTAACAAACACTTTCCACTGCAGCTCTCAAGCTTTATGATGATGGAAAGATACGGAATTGTATTAAGACAACATGGGAGTACAATTCATATTAGGTCTTCTTGATTTTGCCGACGTATGCCTGGAGAGACAAAACAAGGGTTAACAACATGGTATGTTTTGCGGTGGATTAAGtttaacaaagcaaaagagtATAATGTATGAAAGAACCTGAACGAGCTTGGTAAGCTTTGGTTTCGAAGCGGATAGATAATGGTCAATCTTCTCCTGTGTTTGAGGAACGTTTCCACTTTGCATTGTACCAGTCACTTTCTCAGCTACCTTCTTCACTATGTTTTTGTAACCATCTTTGTTAAGCTTACCTTCTTTCCAAGCTGGTTTTAAAAGATCTTTTACAACCTCAACTAAAGCAAACTTAAACGCCCGCATTCCTTTCGGgtccttctctttcttgttctcttcGTCTCGctcccatcatcatcaccatcttcatcttcatccacGACATTCTCAGCATCATTGGGGTTAATAACCTAGTATGTATAAGAgcacaatatatatatatatatatatatatatatatatatatatatataatagactGAAATCCTATAGATATATTACATTTAAAAGaagttaaattttaactatgatatatgtattgatttctttttaagtcATAAAAGATAATGATATCtatccaaaaagaaactttaaaaagagTACACGGGtttccacaaaaaaaatttctcttAAATGATAGAAAGGACATTGGAAGATAATTCTTTTGTAGGGTTTTAAATCTAAagagtacatatatatttgttttttgtttttgataagaCAATGACATTGAGTTGAAAAAATGAACTTAATAAATAATGATCCTGAATTTTTCCAAGAATGGTTTGTCTCAAAGTTTTTAATGCTTTATTTTTGgtaccaaaaaaattatttttaaaatgttaaaattaaTCATCAGTAATTATATTTATGCTAAACATGGTCGGAAATAACAAATCATAAGCATAGgagtttaacaaaaatatgaagaactataactatatttttatgtCATCGTTGCAAACTTTGTTAGGAGTTTGTTAGGAGTTTTTAATGTCATAATTGCAAACTTTGTTAGGAGTTTAACAAAAAGTAAGCTAGATAATAAAGGCAACGGGAATACAATAATTATATAGGTTCAAAACATAAGCATagttcaacaaaaaaaacaacttaaaatgacaaagtttggagtaaaataaacagaagttcaaaatgtaatttaaaaaagaataggaGCTGCTAGGTCAAACTCCTAATTCTCTTCAATCAATTCCATCATTGGGTTCTCTGGAACTTCATCATAATCTTTGAAACTGCGGctgtaaaaaacaaaaagaaaaaattgtattgaTTAATTGATGTTATGGTTAATTAATGCaatagaaaaatgtttaaagTCTTACATGTAGCTTCGAATATCTATCTCATGGAAAGTGGTTGGATTGATGTAAAGCCTTGAATATCCAAATTCACTCATCAAGACATTTCCACCTGTTACAAAATCATGATTAGAATTagataataaatataaaaatcataagtAAATAGGATTGCAATAGTattgaaaaaaactaaccCTCAATCTCAGCGATTCTCCAAAACCGAACAATTGCAACAATTGGTTCATAGTTATATGCATCTAAACCGATACATTTAGACCACTTTGTAACCAAGATTTCACAGCATCTTCCAACAGCAAagcattttattttctctcccCTAACCAATATGATACAAAAATACACTAATCAATACATCTAAGTTCAATTTTCAGACGGCagataaattattaaatatacttataaatactaaaacttaaatattgtccaaaatatcaaaagagaATTATCTCGATTCATAGTCGGTTTCACCTTGGCGACAAACAAATGGGAATTTCTTAATAGCCGAGATATTTGACACCACACTCATTGCATCTAAATATAGAATTAGATGTTAATAGAgtagatataaaaaaataagaacataaactactaataaaatttcattctTAAAATGATAAGAACATAGATTGACTAAAAACTTACCAGTGACATAATCTCAATCCTCAAAACACGGATACTTAAGGTCTATGGGAAAactgaaatcaaagaagagtTTCTTTAGGCCACCTCCATTGCCCAACAAATTGTGAGTGTCTTTAGAttttaatgaataaaataaaa
It encodes the following:
- a CDS encoding zinc finger CCCH domain protein encodes the protein MRAFKFALVEVVKDLLKPAWKEGKLNKDGYKNIVKKVAEKVTGTMQSGNVPQTQEKIDHYLSASKPKLTKLVQAYVGKIKKT